From Odontesthes bonariensis isolate fOdoBon6 chromosome 21, fOdoBon6.hap1, whole genome shotgun sequence, a single genomic window includes:
- the mrpl12 gene encoding large ribosomal subunit protein bL12m, whose protein sequence is MYCTRRCLRTALRAAASTNRQPLQRQAPALCALRLLKTSPATHSGAIATPPLDGAPKQYSPKIQQLVNDIASLTLLEVSDLNELLKKTLNIQDVGMMPMGSMAASASLAAQASEEEEAPVKKEKTHFTVKLTELKAAEKVKLIKEVKNCIQGLNLVQAKKLVESLPQEIRANVSKEEAEKLKAALEAAGGTVVLE, encoded by the exons ATGTACTGTACCAGACGCTGCCTCCGGACCGCGCTGCGGGCCGCCGCGAGCACAAACCG GCAACCTCTTCAGCGGCAGGCTCCAGCCTTGTGTGCTCTCAGACTTCTGAAAACCAGTCCTGCCACCCATTCAGGTGCCATCGCCACCCCTCCACTAGACGGAGCACCCAAACAGTATTCCCCTaaaatccagcagctggtcaaTGACATAGCTAGCCTTACTTTGTTAGAGGTGTCAGACCTCAATGAACTCCTCAAG AAAACTCTGAACATTCAGGATGTTGGAATGATGCCAATGGGGTCGATGGCTGCATCCGCTTCACTTGCAGCTCAG GCCTCAGAAGAGGAGGAGGCACCAGTGAAGAAAGAGAAGACTCACTTCACAGTAAAATTGACAGAATTAAAGGCAGCTGAAAAAGTAAAGCTTATAAAGGAAGTCAAGAACTGCATCCAAGGCTTGAATCTAGTGCAG GCTAAGAAACTAGTGGAGTCTCTTCCCCAGGAAATCCGGGCCAATGTATCCAAAGAGGAGGCCGAGAAACTCAAAGCAGCACTGGAGGCAGCAGGCGGCACTGTGGTGTTGGAGTAA